From Jeotgalibacillus haloalkalitolerans:
CCACAGCCAACATCAAGCAGCTTCATCCCGTCAACTTTAAAAGTCTTTTTCTGATGCAGCAAATAACTCATCCACTCATCATATGGAACGTCGCTCATCAGTCTGTCGTAAACATATGCAAACTGATCGTAAGCCATTAGCTGATTGTGCTCGTCATATCTTCAATCTGAGCGTCTCCCCATAGCTTTTCAAGTTTGTAGTAATCTCTTTCATCACGGTGGAATACGTGTACAATGACACTGCCAAGGTCAACAAGTACCCATCTCGCTTCATCGTAACCTTCCATCCGCTTCACATTGAAGCCTTCTTCTTCTGCACGGTCCTTTACTTCTTTTGCAATTGCCTGGAC
This genomic window contains:
- the rsfS gene encoding ribosome silencing factor, whose translation is MTKENELLSLAYNAADDKRAEDIVALNMQGISLIADYFVICHGNSDKQVQAIAKEVKDRAEEEGFNVKRMEGYDEARWVLVDLGSVIVHVFHRDERDYYKLEKLWGDAQIEDMTSTIS